Proteins from one Prosthecobacter sp. genomic window:
- a CDS encoding patatin-like phospholipase family protein, whose protein sequence is MPITPSDKTAAHSLWVELATRITTQRLHYRSGDEETAARSIHALFGKTRELMEKNPEAMKFQEVAGRMLNHTIRPFTARWHGWMVPDANLKDKDGQPLAKFRDPQVRRLFRAELRELQPYLLGYQKAFDLMRQGKDKDAKGVTIEALVQPAKRLLEQLSKECRGPLGVSLGTDLELSVGDEVEVAGNVTLDQIVEEERKEIFARRTALNMLQMGDKESHVSNVSGLALSGGGIRSATFCLGIVQVLVQLGLFRRFDYLSTVSGGGYLGTFLSTALGTRQEGDESSNTKDSAVKKIDDVFQRQEGIESGLVRHLRNNSKYLLNGGLTTKLEIGGLLISGILWNMLMLLPLPLFAALIAYHLQIWLWGGTITTGTFAHPDWSQGSAASVAIFFGVALVVTWAVQPVVKMFTHGADPKSSGMIARNCLERLTPWIGVLFLATAFVNCIPTLFYGYEMLRKFVNEINPDWFHSKKINDLLGVSAGGMLSAGLGLLAARLAPRRELLRKLAVKLFIISGPLLLLLVFLAVGNRMGLGRTIELVPTVSFMGMPFLVPSVDFWTEAQTQWSAGWVLLVTLGITAWGWLGVNINTLAPHIYYRNSLCGCYMVRRIAEAQEKLQCIKRWLSGEKVQGRAEVLQRVRFESMNKDLTAPYHLLNMTLNVPSSDNKNLRGRASDFFVASRLFCGSPLTGYKKTAEVVAVDPHFDLGTAMAVSGAAASTSMGWKSLPNFRFLMTLFNVRLGYWLRWSDKAVRENSPWNKPGPWYFLREMFGIMSEKNRYLNLSDGGHIENLAVYELLRRQTKFIVCVDGGQEPGMECTDLIRLQRYAEIDLGICMHYDLLDLALLPEKNCRAYGLLVKIDYEPEANHPPEKAKLGWMLYLKLAMTGTEPVYVLDYRRENPFFPHETTGDQIFDEAQFEAYRHLGECAMESFFRDELLDKQPENLSEWFESLCSHLLPDNDEAVVKHTKAAK, encoded by the coding sequence ATGCCCATCACACCTTCTGACAAAACCGCCGCGCATTCTCTTTGGGTCGAACTCGCCACCCGCATCACTACGCAGCGCCTCCACTATCGCTCCGGCGATGAAGAGACGGCGGCGCGGAGCATTCATGCGCTCTTTGGCAAAACGCGGGAGTTGATGGAGAAGAATCCGGAGGCGATGAAGTTTCAGGAAGTGGCGGGGCGGATGCTCAATCACACGATCCGGCCGTTCACGGCGCGCTGGCATGGGTGGATGGTGCCGGACGCGAATTTGAAGGACAAGGATGGGCAGCCGCTGGCGAAGTTTCGTGATCCGCAGGTGCGGCGATTGTTTCGAGCGGAACTGCGGGAGTTGCAGCCGTATTTGCTGGGATATCAGAAGGCGTTTGATCTGATGCGGCAGGGAAAGGATAAGGATGCCAAGGGTGTGACCATCGAGGCATTGGTGCAGCCGGCGAAGCGATTGCTGGAGCAGTTAAGCAAGGAGTGCCGGGGGCCGCTGGGTGTTTCTTTGGGAACCGATCTGGAACTGAGCGTGGGTGATGAGGTGGAAGTGGCGGGGAACGTGACGCTGGACCAGATCGTCGAGGAGGAGCGAAAAGAGATTTTCGCACGCCGAACTGCATTGAACATGTTGCAGATGGGCGACAAGGAATCCCATGTTTCCAACGTCTCCGGTCTGGCGCTCTCCGGCGGCGGCATCCGCTCGGCGACGTTTTGTCTGGGCATCGTGCAGGTGCTGGTGCAGCTTGGATTGTTCCGGCGCTTCGACTACCTCTCCACGGTGTCCGGCGGCGGCTATTTGGGCACTTTTCTCAGCACGGCGCTTGGAACGCGGCAGGAAGGTGACGAGTCATCGAACACGAAGGATTCAGCGGTCAAAAAGATCGATGATGTGTTTCAACGGCAGGAAGGCATCGAATCCGGGCTGGTGCGGCATTTGCGGAACAACAGCAAGTATCTGCTGAATGGCGGGCTGACGACCAAGCTGGAAATCGGCGGGCTGCTCATCAGCGGTATTCTCTGGAACATGCTGATGCTGCTTCCGTTGCCATTGTTTGCGGCTTTGATCGCCTATCATCTGCAAATATGGCTGTGGGGAGGGACCATCACGACCGGAACCTTTGCACATCCGGACTGGAGCCAAGGATCGGCGGCTTCGGTGGCGATCTTCTTCGGCGTAGCGCTGGTGGTCACCTGGGCCGTCCAGCCGGTGGTGAAAATGTTCACCCATGGCGCAGATCCCAAGTCATCGGGCATGATCGCACGCAACTGCTTGGAGCGGCTCACGCCGTGGATCGGAGTGCTCTTCCTGGCGACGGCATTTGTGAACTGCATCCCAACACTGTTTTACGGCTACGAGATGCTGAGAAAGTTCGTGAACGAAATCAATCCGGACTGGTTCCACTCCAAGAAGATCAACGATTTGCTGGGGGTGTCCGCCGGGGGGATGCTTTCGGCCGGATTGGGCCTGCTGGCGGCCCGGCTGGCCCCTCGCAGGGAACTGTTGAGGAAACTGGCGGTGAAGCTGTTCATCATCAGCGGCCCGCTCCTCCTGTTGCTGGTGTTTCTCGCCGTGGGCAATCGCATGGGCCTCGGCAGGACGATTGAGCTGGTGCCGACCGTTTCGTTCATGGGCATGCCTTTTTTGGTTCCGTCTGTTGATTTCTGGACGGAGGCGCAAACGCAGTGGAGCGCCGGGTGGGTTCTGCTGGTCACGCTCGGGATCACCGCCTGGGGCTGGCTGGGGGTGAACATCAACACGCTGGCTCCGCACATCTACTACCGGAACAGCCTGTGCGGCTGCTACATGGTGCGGCGTATTGCGGAGGCGCAGGAGAAACTTCAGTGCATCAAGCGCTGGTTGTCGGGCGAGAAAGTGCAGGGCCGCGCCGAGGTGCTGCAACGCGTGCGGTTTGAGTCCATGAACAAGGATCTCACAGCCCCCTATCACTTGCTCAATATGACGTTGAACGTGCCGAGCAGTGACAACAAGAACCTCCGTGGTCGCGCCAGCGATTTCTTTGTGGCGAGCCGGCTGTTCTGCGGTTCGCCGCTCACGGGCTACAAGAAGACTGCCGAAGTCGTGGCGGTGGACCCGCACTTCGACCTCGGCACCGCCATGGCGGTGTCCGGTGCGGCCGCATCGACCAGCATGGGCTGGAAGTCCCTGCCGAACTTTCGCTTCCTGATGACGCTCTTCAATGTGCGTCTCGGCTACTGGCTGCGCTGGAGCGACAAAGCCGTCCGCGAGAACTCGCCATGGAACAAGCCCGGGCCTTGGTATTTTCTCAGAGAGATGTTTGGCATTATGAGCGAGAAGAATCGCTACCTGAATCTCTCGGACGGTGGTCACATCGAGAATCTCGCCGTCTATGAACTGCTGCGCCGTCAGACGAAGTTCATCGTCTGTGTGGATGGCGGCCAGGAGCCGGGCATGGAATGCACGGATCTCATCCGCCTCCAACGCTACGCGGAGATCGATCTGGGCATTTGCATGCACTACGATCTGCTCGACCTGGCCCTGCTGCCGGAAAAGAACTGCCGTGCCTACGGACTGCTGGTGAAGATCGACTACGAGCCTGAGGCGAATCATCCGCCGGAGAAGGCGAAACTGGGCTGGATGCTTTATCTCAAGCTGGCGATGACCGGCACGGAACCGGTCTATGTGCTGGATTACCGCCGCGAAAACCCATTTTTCCCGCACGAGACCACGGGAGATCAGATCTTCGATGAAGCTCAGTTCGAGGCTTATCGACATCTTGGCGAATGCGCTATGGAGAGCTTCTTTCGTGACGAACTGCTGGACAAGCAGCCGGAGAATTTGAGCGAGTGGTTTGAATCTCTATGCAGCCACCTGCTGCCCGACAACGACGAAGCCGTGGTCAAACACACGAAGGCGGCCAAATAG
- a CDS encoding DMT family transporter, with amino-acid sequence MSTHTSELQYHSRHGTIAMLVSLTCFTGNALLLKVLSSSRHVDPWMSLAFRAVLGLLVTVVLFAPAGSLELRRSFQSWLLASRGILGAIGTAAYYVTIGPLGAGKATLIGNTWTVFAAIMAAFVLHERLGLVKLGGILLALFGLGLLTGMAPGTLTQFGQYEIIALVGAVLAAAVVVVIRQLTRTETSATIFASQCVYGVLLAVPIAWMNFTSLNWTDVALLSAAAMCATFGQLAMTEGFRYLSVAAGGAFQVTVPVIITICSISLFAETFTTPQVIGSILVLWGSFQTVVGGRTRKTAA; translated from the coding sequence ATGAGCACTCATACATCTGAACTCCAATATCATTCACGGCACGGCACGATCGCGATGCTCGTCTCGTTGACCTGTTTCACCGGCAATGCGCTGCTGCTCAAGGTGCTGTCTTCCAGCCGTCATGTCGATCCCTGGATGTCGCTCGCGTTTCGCGCCGTGCTTGGATTGCTGGTGACCGTTGTGCTGTTCGCGCCTGCGGGTTCTTTGGAACTGCGGCGCTCGTTTCAAAGCTGGCTACTGGCCTCGCGCGGCATCCTGGGAGCCATCGGCACGGCTGCGTATTATGTCACCATCGGTCCGCTCGGGGCTGGGAAGGCCACGCTTATTGGCAACACCTGGACGGTCTTTGCCGCGATCATGGCGGCCTTCGTTCTGCACGAGAGACTCGGTTTGGTGAAGCTCGGTGGCATTCTGCTGGCGTTGTTCGGTCTAGGATTGCTCACGGGCATGGCTCCGGGCACGCTGACGCAGTTTGGGCAGTATGAAATCATCGCCCTGGTCGGCGCAGTGCTCGCGGCGGCAGTCGTGGTGGTCATTCGTCAGCTCACGCGCACGGAAACCAGCGCCACCATTTTCGCTTCGCAGTGCGTGTATGGCGTGCTGCTTGCCGTGCCCATCGCGTGGATGAATTTCACTTCGCTAAACTGGACGGATGTCGCGCTGCTCTCCGCCGCGGCGATGTGCGCCACCTTCGGCCAGCTTGCGATGACGGAAGGCTTTCGCTATCTCTCTGTCGCCGCGGGTGGAGCCTTTCAAGTCACCGTGCCGGTCATCATCACGATCTGCAGCATCAGCCTGTTTGCCGAAACCTTCACCACGCCGCAGGTCATTGGCTCCATCCTCGTGCTGTGGGGCAGCTTTCAGACCGTGGTGGGAGGAAGAACGAGGAAAACGGCGGCCTGA
- a CDS encoding PVC-type heme-binding CxxCH protein: MRTLPLLALFSLLVSASAEPVSLFDGKTLNGWDGEKTKVWRVQDGVIVGGSLEGNPQNEFLTSKKVYRNFILKLQYKLEGTEGFVNGGVQFRSVRIPQPPNEMSGFQADIGAGYSGCLYDESRRKKMLAQPAKELIEKAEKPGEWNQYMIRAEEQRIQLFVNGVRTVDYTEREPGIDLKGLIALQIHGKCKAQISFRNITIDALPDAMVPEEKDVLNRFGNPGSGVAKHAPFQDGKFTLEANEVIVMAGQENLVRDQKAGDLEAVLGMAFAAKQPRFRSMAWEGDTVYEQWRDLNFGDWKAQLDAAGAGIVIAQFGQVESFDGVKRITEFKSAYHRLLDQFASHTPRIVLVSPMPFEKPVASHTPDLTLRNADVKAYAEAVREVAKQRGAIFVDLFTPLSIPAAKARITDNGLHLNALGLRTVAREIAQQLGASASDADDLTALKAAIVEKNRLWFDCWRPANWSFVYGDRVTQMFGKPAQDAPSLRESFEARKPLVAKLDARIHALAKGEKVEDGLKPELRTITETVLTPEQQMAAFTVAEGYEMNLFASEVEGVAKPTQFSWDERGRLYVACSPTYPQALPGVKPSDFILVLEDTNGDGKADKSTRFAEGLTMVQGVEPGAGGVYVCDFDQIVHLKDTNGDGKADEKTVLFSGFGIGDTHQLANSICHGPDGALWFTQGLHAFSRVETAHGLARLEKAGVWKLNARTQKMEGYFNGGKAGHNCWGVAFDDYNQVFHKSGDRPAGYYSVPGLVALADPDEYHPTGALFDSNPKTNSLEFIGTKALPDDIQGCALIGGYFGSVVELHRLEDDASGFKSSQLPKLVKSSDTSFRPVDVSIGPDGAMYLCDWFNPVIGHYQASYADPRRDRTHGRIWRITAKGRTPVKQPALTEMKPAELLEQLKSPERWTRYQAKRLLFDAPADDVLKTADAFIANNDDEHLLMEVCGVFESHESPRVELVKRLLKAKDARVRAYGARAAGSLELLAQAVRDEHPRVRLEAVVACARVLKPETVEVVVQVLDKPTDKFIDYALKQVVKSLKPLWQPQLAALKLGNHAAYVKQIASAAAVVEHPGKLVYDALCLNCHQPEGKGLPGIYPSIAGSDWSAGNPERLIKMLLHGLSGPIRVNGEEFKQLAPLPMPPMGLNDQQIADVLSYVRANFNNKAAAVTPEQVKTVRAATADRAAFWTQDELTK, encoded by the coding sequence ATGCGCACACTCCCCCTGCTCGCCCTGTTTTCCCTGCTGGTCTCTGCTTCCGCCGAACCGGTGTCGTTGTTCGATGGCAAAACACTCAACGGCTGGGACGGCGAGAAGACCAAGGTCTGGCGGGTGCAGGATGGCGTGATCGTGGGTGGCTCGCTGGAGGGAAATCCGCAGAATGAGTTCCTGACATCGAAGAAGGTGTATCGGAACTTCATCCTAAAGCTGCAATACAAGCTGGAGGGTACGGAGGGGTTTGTGAACGGTGGCGTGCAGTTCCGCAGCGTGCGCATCCCGCAGCCGCCGAACGAGATGTCGGGGTTTCAGGCGGACATCGGCGCGGGTTACTCCGGCTGCCTTTACGATGAATCGCGCCGCAAGAAGATGCTGGCGCAGCCGGCGAAGGAACTGATCGAGAAGGCGGAGAAGCCGGGTGAGTGGAACCAATACATGATTCGCGCCGAGGAGCAGCGCATTCAGCTTTTCGTGAATGGTGTGCGCACCGTGGACTACACGGAGCGTGAGCCGGGGATCGACCTGAAGGGGCTGATCGCGCTGCAAATCCATGGCAAGTGCAAGGCGCAGATCTCCTTCCGCAACATCACCATCGACGCGCTGCCAGACGCGATGGTACCGGAGGAAAAGGATGTGCTGAACCGCTTCGGCAATCCGGGTTCGGGCGTGGCGAAGCATGCGCCGTTTCAGGATGGAAAGTTCACTTTGGAGGCGAATGAAGTCATCGTGATGGCCGGACAGGAGAATCTGGTGCGTGATCAAAAGGCTGGTGATCTGGAAGCAGTGCTGGGCATGGCCTTTGCGGCGAAGCAGCCGCGTTTTCGCTCGATGGCCTGGGAAGGCGACACGGTGTATGAGCAATGGCGCGATTTGAACTTCGGCGACTGGAAAGCACAACTCGACGCGGCGGGCGCGGGCATCGTGATCGCGCAATTCGGGCAGGTTGAGTCGTTTGATGGCGTGAAGCGGATCACGGAGTTCAAATCGGCGTATCATCGGCTGCTGGATCAGTTTGCGTCGCACACGCCGCGCATCGTGCTCGTGTCGCCAATGCCGTTTGAGAAGCCGGTGGCGTCGCATACGCCGGATTTGACGCTGCGGAATGCGGATGTGAAGGCGTATGCGGAAGCGGTGCGCGAAGTGGCAAAGCAGCGCGGCGCGATCTTTGTCGATCTGTTCACGCCGCTGTCGATCCCGGCGGCCAAGGCGCGCATCACAGACAACGGACTGCATTTGAATGCGCTGGGACTGCGGACAGTGGCGCGCGAGATTGCGCAGCAGCTTGGGGCTTCAGCGAGTGATGCGGATGATCTCACGGCACTCAAAGCGGCGATTGTGGAGAAAAACCGCCTGTGGTTCGACTGCTGGCGTCCGGCGAACTGGTCCTTCGTTTACGGCGACCGTGTGACGCAGATGTTTGGCAAGCCGGCGCAGGATGCGCCTTCGCTGCGGGAGAGCTTTGAAGCACGCAAGCCTCTGGTCGCGAAGCTGGATGCGCGAATTCATGCGCTGGCGAAAGGCGAGAAGGTGGAAGACGGGCTGAAGCCCGAACTACGAACGATCACCGAGACGGTGCTCACGCCCGAGCAGCAGATGGCCGCATTCACCGTGGCGGAAGGTTATGAGATGAATCTCTTCGCCTCAGAGGTGGAAGGTGTCGCCAAACCAACCCAATTCTCGTGGGATGAGCGTGGGCGGCTGTATGTGGCGTGTTCGCCGACGTATCCGCAGGCGCTGCCGGGCGTGAAGCCATCGGATTTCATCCTGGTGCTCGAAGACACGAATGGTGACGGCAAGGCGGACAAATCGACGCGCTTTGCGGAAGGTCTGACGATGGTGCAAGGCGTTGAGCCGGGTGCTGGCGGCGTTTATGTGTGCGACTTCGACCAGATCGTGCATTTGAAGGACACGAATGGCGATGGCAAGGCGGATGAGAAGACCGTGCTGTTCTCCGGCTTCGGCATTGGCGACACGCACCAACTCGCGAACTCGATCTGCCATGGTCCTGATGGCGCGCTGTGGTTCACGCAGGGCCTGCATGCCTTTTCACGCGTGGAAACGGCCCATGGGCTGGCGCGGCTGGAGAAAGCAGGCGTTTGGAAACTGAATGCGCGCACGCAGAAGATGGAAGGCTACTTTAACGGGGGCAAGGCGGGTCACAACTGCTGGGGCGTGGCGTTTGATGACTACAATCAGGTCTTTCACAAGAGCGGTGATCGCCCGGCAGGCTATTACAGCGTGCCTGGACTCGTGGCGCTGGCTGATCCCGATGAATACCACCCAACTGGGGCGCTGTTTGATTCCAATCCGAAGACGAACAGCCTCGAATTCATCGGCACGAAGGCGCTGCCGGATGACATTCAGGGCTGCGCCTTGATCGGCGGCTACTTTGGCAGCGTGGTCGAGCTGCATCGGCTGGAAGATGATGCGTCGGGCTTCAAGAGCTCGCAGTTGCCGAAGTTGGTGAAATCGAGCGACACCTCGTTTCGGCCGGTGGATGTGAGCATCGGCCCGGATGGTGCGATGTATCTGTGCGACTGGTTCAATCCGGTGATCGGCCACTACCAGGCCAGCTATGCCGATCCGCGTCGTGATCGCACGCATGGCCGCATCTGGCGCATCACGGCGAAAGGCCGTACGCCAGTCAAACAACCCGCGCTGACGGAAATGAAACCGGCGGAGTTGCTCGAACAACTGAAGTCGCCGGAGCGCTGGACGCGCTATCAGGCGAAGCGGCTGCTGTTTGATGCGCCAGCGGATGACGTGTTGAAAACGGCGGATGCTTTCATCGCCAATAACGACGACGAGCACTTGCTGATGGAGGTCTGTGGCGTGTTTGAATCGCATGAATCGCCGCGGGTTGAATTGGTGAAGCGTTTGTTGAAAGCGAAGGATGCTCGCGTGCGCGCTTATGGTGCGCGGGCGGCTGGATCACTGGAGCTTTTGGCCCAGGCGGTGCGTGACGAGCATCCGCGCGTGCGATTGGAGGCCGTGGTGGCCTGTGCGCGTGTTTTGAAGCCGGAGACCGTCGAAGTGGTCGTGCAAGTACTCGACAAGCCGACAGACAAGTTCATCGACTATGCGCTCAAGCAGGTGGTGAAGAGTTTGAAACCGTTGTGGCAGCCACAGTTGGCTGCTTTGAAGCTGGGCAATCATGCAGCCTATGTGAAACAGATCGCGAGTGCGGCAGCAGTGGTCGAGCATCCGGGGAAGCTCGTGTATGATGCTCTGTGCTTGAATTGTCATCAGCCGGAGGGCAAAGGGCTGCCGGGGATTTATCCTTCGATTGCGGGCAGTGACTGGTCGGCTGGCAATCCTGAGCGGCTGATCAAGATGCTGCTGCACGGCCTCAGCGGGCCGATTCGCGTGAATGGTGAGGAATTCAAACAGCTCGCGCCGCTGCCGATGCCGCCGATGGGTCTCAACGACCAGCAGATCGCCGATGTACTGAGCTACGTGCGTGCGAATTTCAACAACAAGGCCGCCGCAGTGACGCCGGAGCAGGTGAAAACAGTGCGCGCGGCCACGGCGGACCGCGCGGCGTTCTGGACGCAGGATGAACTGACGAAGTAG
- a CDS encoding DUF433 domain-containing protein, translating into MQTLLERITVNPAQCGGRPCIRGMRIRVTDVLDLLANGLTAVEILDEMPDLEADDIKAAVSYARRRVDHPVLAAA; encoded by the coding sequence ATGCAGACTCTGCTTGAACGCATCACCGTGAATCCTGCCCAGTGCGGCGGACGCCCGTGCATCCGAGGCATGCGCATCCGCGTCACGGATGTGCTCGATCTCCTCGCCAACGGCCTCACTGCCGTCGAGATCCTTGATGAGATGCCGGATCTCGAAGCGGATGACATCAAGGCCGCTGTCTCTTACGCTCGCCGTCGGGTGGATCACCCCGTGCTCGCCGCCGCATGA
- a CDS encoding DUF5615 family PIN-like protein — MILWLDAQLSPRLARWINQQFPGFTATPLRDLGLRDADDTVIFEAARTANAVVLTKDRDFVDMLHRLGPPPQIIWLTCGNTSEAALQLILTTHLQTAVQMLQSGDDLVEISGP, encoded by the coding sequence ATGATTCTTTGGCTCGATGCGCAACTGTCACCGCGACTCGCCCGCTGGATCAACCAGCAGTTTCCTGGCTTCACGGCAACTCCCTTGCGCGACCTTGGGCTGCGCGATGCTGACGATACCGTCATTTTCGAGGCAGCCCGAACTGCAAACGCCGTCGTGCTGACCAAGGACCGTGATTTTGTGGACATGCTCCACCGTCTCGGACCACCACCGCAGATTATCTGGCTCACTTGCGGCAACACGTCGGAGGCGGCCCTGCAACTCATCCTGACCACTCATTTGCAAACTGCGGTGCAAATGCTGCAAAGTGGTGATGATTTGGTCGAAATCTCCGGCCCTTGA
- a CDS encoding M28 family peptidase: MRFLLSFSLITTAVFAQTEADFITNTRQLTFEGKRSGEGYFNADGTKMIFQSEREEGNPFYQIYLMDLETGDQERISPGMGKTTCAWIHPDGKRVLFASTHTDPDSKKLQQAEYEERKNAKVRRYAWDYDEHYDIWEYSLADKSLKNLTNTRGYDAEGGWSPDGKKIVFASNRQAYETKLSKEDEERLKIDKQYFMEIYTADADGSNVKRLTDAPGYDGGPFFSADGKRICWRRFTPKGDVAEVWTMNADGSDQKAITKLGAMSWAPYFHPSGEYLIFTTNLQGFANFELYIVDAAGKHAPVRVTTTDGFDGLPVFTPDGKKLAWTSGRSSGGQSQIYMADWDHDHARVALELSQEVKIVKEVKTPDFSQTAADIRDADLKQHISYLASDELGGRLTGTEGEKLATQYFANVSKQIGLAPFGDDDTYFDNFDFTAGVALGEGNLLVYHKGNTIHSLFGPFTVDQDWKPLSFSKNGEVKTANIVFAGYGIETPEEATGTDGKKIEAYSSYAHLDVKDKWVLVFRYLPEGITQERRNELSRYSSLRYKALTARQKGARGLIVVSGPNSKVVQQLAPMTFDASLATSGIAAISVTDALGDKLLAGSGKTLKVLQDKLDTGDLMGGIDCKGTLSANIVIQQEKKKGRNVLAVLPYGDKPDPHVAPLIVGAHIDHLGSSGGSNSRAKGDEVNKIHHGADDNASGVGGVLEIAQWLADLKKQGKLTLKRDIIFAAWSGEELGLLGSNHFVEAYAKMIKGDASAKLTGMFAACLNMDMIGRFQKTLVLQGLGSSSLWAKEIEKRNAPIGLPITTQNDAHLPTDSTAFYLKGIPTLNAFTGSHADYHMPSDTADKIDYANAAKITKLMGLIARGIATADAAPDYITMEAPKNSGVRTGLRAYLGTIPDYAQGDTKGVKLSGVSPIGPAAKAGVKAGDIIIKLGGKDIANIYDYTYVMGDLKIGKESTITVQRDGKEVEMKITPGSRD; this comes from the coding sequence ATGCGCTTTCTGCTTTCCTTCAGCCTTATCACTACCGCCGTCTTTGCCCAGACGGAGGCCGATTTCATCACGAATACCCGCCAGCTCACCTTTGAGGGCAAAAGATCGGGTGAGGGCTATTTCAATGCCGATGGCACGAAGATGATCTTCCAATCTGAGCGCGAGGAGGGGAACCCGTTTTATCAAATCTACCTGATGGACCTCGAAACGGGCGATCAGGAGCGCATTTCGCCCGGCATGGGCAAGACGACCTGCGCGTGGATTCATCCCGACGGCAAACGCGTGCTGTTTGCGAGCACGCACACCGATCCCGACTCGAAAAAGCTCCAGCAGGCGGAGTATGAGGAGCGGAAGAACGCCAAGGTGCGTCGTTACGCCTGGGACTACGACGAGCACTACGACATCTGGGAATACTCGCTCGCCGACAAGTCGCTCAAGAATCTCACCAACACGCGTGGCTACGATGCCGAAGGCGGCTGGTCGCCGGATGGGAAGAAGATCGTCTTCGCCAGCAATCGGCAGGCTTATGAAACGAAGCTGAGCAAGGAGGACGAGGAGCGGCTGAAGATCGACAAGCAATACTTCATGGAGATCTACACCGCCGATGCCGACGGCTCGAATGTGAAGCGCCTCACTGACGCCCCCGGCTATGACGGCGGGCCGTTCTTCAGCGCCGATGGCAAACGCATCTGCTGGCGTCGCTTCACCCCGAAGGGCGACGTGGCAGAAGTCTGGACGATGAATGCCGACGGCAGCGATCAAAAAGCCATCACCAAGCTCGGCGCGATGAGCTGGGCACCGTATTTCCATCCCAGCGGCGAGTATTTGATCTTCACCACGAATTTGCAGGGCTTCGCGAACTTCGAACTCTACATCGTCGATGCCGCCGGCAAGCACGCGCCCGTCCGCGTGACCACCACGGATGGTTTCGACGGACTCCCGGTCTTCACGCCCGATGGCAAAAAACTCGCCTGGACAAGCGGGAGAAGCTCTGGCGGCCAATCGCAGATTTACATGGCGGATTGGGATCACGATCATGCGCGGGTGGCGCTGGAGCTGAGTCAAGAGGTCAAGATCGTCAAGGAGGTCAAGACGCCTGACTTTTCGCAAACAGCCGCTGACATTCGTGACGCCGATCTCAAGCAGCACATCAGCTATCTGGCCTCCGATGAACTCGGTGGTCGTCTCACCGGCACGGAGGGCGAAAAGCTCGCCACGCAGTATTTCGCGAATGTTTCCAAACAAATCGGCCTCGCGCCCTTTGGCGATGACGACACCTATTTCGACAACTTCGACTTCACCGCTGGTGTCGCGCTTGGTGAAGGCAACTTGCTGGTGTATCACAAGGGCAATACGATTCATTCTCTCTTTGGCCCATTTACCGTGGATCAAGACTGGAAACCGCTCTCCTTCTCCAAAAACGGCGAAGTCAAAACCGCCAACATCGTTTTCGCCGGTTACGGCATCGAAACGCCGGAAGAAGCCACCGGCACCGATGGCAAAAAGATCGAAGCTTACAGCAGCTACGCGCATCTCGACGTGAAGGACAAATGGGTGCTCGTGTTCCGCTACTTGCCGGAGGGCATCACGCAGGAGCGGCGCAACGAACTCAGCCGCTACTCCAGCCTGCGCTACAAGGCGCTCACGGCGCGGCAGAAGGGCGCACGCGGCTTGATCGTCGTGAGCGGGCCGAACTCCAAAGTCGTGCAGCAGCTCGCGCCGATGACGTTTGATGCCTCGCTGGCCACCAGCGGCATCGCGGCGATCAGCGTGACAGATGCGTTGGGTGACAAGTTGCTCGCAGGCAGCGGCAAGACGCTCAAGGTACTCCAGGACAAGCTCGACACGGGCGATCTCATGGGCGGCATCGACTGCAAAGGCACGCTGAGTGCGAACATCGTCATCCAGCAGGAGAAAAAGAAGGGCCGCAACGTGCTCGCGGTGCTGCCCTACGGCGACAAGCCCGACCCACACGTCGCGCCGCTTATTGTCGGCGCGCACATCGACCACCTTGGCAGCAGCGGCGGCTCGAACTCGCGTGCAAAGGGTGATGAAGTGAACAAAATTCATCACGGAGCCGATGACAATGCCTCTGGCGTCGGCGGGGTGCTCGAAATCGCCCAGTGGCTGGCCGATTTGAAGAAGCAGGGCAAGCTCACGCTCAAGCGCGACATCATCTTCGCCGCGTGGAGCGGTGAGGAGCTTGGTTTGCTCGGCAGCAACCATTTCGTCGAAGCCTACGCGAAGATGATCAAGGGCGATGCCAGCGCGAAGCTCACCGGCATGTTCGCCGCGTGCTTGAACATGGACATGATCGGCCGTTTCCAGAAAACGCTCGTGCTGCAAGGTCTCGGCTCCAGCTCGCTATGGGCGAAGGAGATCGAAAAACGTAACGCACCCATCGGTCTGCCCATCACCACGCAAAACGACGCCCACCTGCCCACCGACAGCACCGCGTTCTATTTGAAGGGCATCCCGACGCTGAACGCTTTCACCGGCTCGCATGCGGATTATCACATGCCCAGTGACACTGCTGACAAGATTGACTACGCCAACGCCGCGAAGATCACCAAGCTCATGGGCCTCATCGCGAGAGGCATCGCCACTGCCGACGCCGCGCCTGATTACATCACGATGGAGGCACCGAAGAACTCCGGCGTGCGCACCGGCCTGCGTGCGTATTTGGGAACGATTCCCGATTATGCCCAAGGCGACACCAAAGGCGTGAAACTCAGCGGCGTCTCACCCATCGGCCCCGCCGCTAAAGCTGGCGTGAAAGCTGGTGACATCATCATCAAGCTCGGCGGCAAGGACATCGCGAACATCTATGACTACACTTATGTGATGGGCGACCTCAAGATCGGCAAGGAAAGCACCATTACCGTCCAACGCGACGGCAAGGAGGTGGAGATGAAGATCACGCCGGGGTCGCGGGACTGA